In Desulfovibrio inopinatus DSM 10711, a single genomic region encodes these proteins:
- a CDS encoding chitinase N-terminal domain-containing protein, which translates to MIIRQATLLPIALCNLILLCFTLPAMAQSVPGVPVIAWLPEEVAEGDIEITWNMWWGENGTFWSLTENGEAVHQANITANSPQAQTGTVTLPDRTIGTYIYQVSLCNAAGCTKSDAVTLNVAKNVSGGGTTGSVFTPDARIPVDRDSTTLSVSTGLPLQIHVRQNETVAFTFDTQLASVLASNPNIVDLAIDNETLTVTGRASGRTGLKIQFTDESIASQFMGLRVDATDGTLPGLPSPLALGSVSEDSTADLQFWQEFDQGRRIDVRYIYINGGPINGWQSWDPDRVISFCKESMALGIVPFFVFYNIPDGGESYWTDLEHVQDSEYMTAYYQNLADFLTDAASVMQGELYGIVLEPDFLGYLQQNSGLSPSQISTADGTIVDTVTRINKTIADSGDNLLFGWQLNLWADPTYASARGVIRRIDPTDLGLQAGLEAVKAAAANTAQYAIEAGVLSHGADFLSIDKYGLDAGISSPDDPEQSTWFWNADHWNAYLQYAHTLGETANVPVVLWQIPVGHINSSTATNSQTGEHYPDLNNTSQHYEDSAATFFLGDSFNPETAIRRNWFSTNAMNDPKITQSGDIVTWKNHLDETSEAGVMAVLLGAGVGDSTDGVGSPPTDSYYFIDKIQAAYGTTPSPTPSFDAAKLLPIFHLLLIGQ; encoded by the coding sequence ATGATCATACGCCAAGCAACACTACTCCCTATCGCCCTGTGCAATCTCATCCTGTTATGTTTTACATTGCCAGCCATGGCACAAAGCGTCCCAGGGGTACCGGTCATTGCCTGGTTACCCGAGGAAGTTGCCGAAGGTGATATTGAAATAACGTGGAACATGTGGTGGGGAGAAAATGGAACATTCTGGTCGTTGACAGAGAACGGCGAAGCCGTCCATCAAGCGAATATTACAGCGAATTCACCGCAAGCTCAGACCGGAACAGTCACTCTCCCCGACAGGACCATTGGAACGTATATATACCAGGTGAGTCTGTGCAATGCAGCGGGATGTACGAAAAGCGATGCCGTGACACTCAATGTGGCCAAGAACGTCAGCGGGGGTGGAACAACCGGTTCTGTCTTTACGCCCGATGCCCGCATACCGGTCGATCGAGATTCGACCACGTTGTCCGTGAGCACCGGACTTCCATTGCAAATTCATGTTCGACAAAACGAAACCGTTGCATTCACGTTTGATACACAACTGGCGTCAGTCCTCGCCTCCAACCCGAATATTGTCGATCTGGCCATTGATAATGAGACGTTGACGGTCACCGGACGCGCTTCCGGTCGCACCGGACTCAAAATCCAATTTACCGATGAATCCATTGCGAGCCAATTCATGGGCTTGCGCGTCGATGCCACAGACGGCACATTACCCGGCTTGCCCTCTCCGCTTGCGCTCGGTTCAGTTTCCGAAGACTCTACCGCCGATCTCCAGTTTTGGCAGGAATTCGACCAGGGTCGGCGCATCGACGTACGGTATATCTACATTAATGGTGGCCCCATCAACGGTTGGCAGTCTTGGGATCCGGACCGAGTCATTTCGTTTTGCAAGGAAAGCATGGCGCTCGGTATCGTTCCATTTTTTGTATTCTATAATATCCCGGACGGCGGGGAATCCTATTGGACCGACCTGGAACACGTTCAAGATAGCGAGTACATGACCGCATATTATCAAAACCTTGCCGATTTTCTGACCGATGCCGCATCGGTCATGCAAGGCGAGCTTTACGGCATTGTCCTTGAACCGGACTTTCTCGGCTATTTGCAACAAAACAGCGGGCTGTCACCGAGCCAAATTTCCACGGCTGATGGCACGATTGTCGACACGGTTACCCGCATCAATAAAACAATCGCCGATAGCGGAGACAATTTGCTTTTCGGTTGGCAGCTCAATCTCTGGGCCGATCCGACATATGCTAGTGCGCGAGGAGTCATCCGGCGCATTGATCCGACCGATCTCGGTCTGCAAGCCGGACTTGAGGCCGTCAAGGCGGCTGCAGCCAATACAGCCCAATATGCAATTGAAGCTGGTGTCCTCAGTCATGGCGCCGACTTTCTGTCCATAGATAAATACGGTCTCGATGCCGGGATTTCGTCGCCGGACGATCCTGAGCAATCCACATGGTTTTGGAATGCCGATCACTGGAATGCATACCTCCAATATGCCCACACTCTGGGAGAAACGGCCAACGTGCCCGTGGTGCTCTGGCAAATTCCTGTCGGCCATATCAACAGTTCGACCGCCACGAATTCCCAGACGGGTGAACACTATCCTGATTTGAACAATACCAGTCAGCATTACGAAGACAGTGCAGCCACGTTCTTTTTAGGAGACAGTTTCAATCCCGAGACAGCGATCCGACGCAATTGGTTTTCCACCAACGCCATGAACGACCCCAAAATCACGCAATCCGGTGATATCGTCACGTGGAAGAATCATCTGGACGAAACATCCGAAGCCGGCGTTATGGCCGTACTTTTGGGTGCGGGCGTTGGAGACAGCACCGATGGAGTGGGGTCTCCTCCAACGGATTCGTATTATTTCATCGATAAGATTCAAGCCGCCTATGGAACAACACCTTCGCCGACACCATCATTCGATGCCGCAAAACTTCTTCCAATTTTTCACTTACTGCTAATCGGGCAATAG